Below is a window of Prosthecochloris sp. GSB1 DNA.
GTTCAATTTCCCTTGCGAAGCCGAGCGGATCGCCGATGACCATGATATCGATGTCTTTGCACTCCTTCTGCATGAGGGTGTCGCGCACGTAGCCTCCGACCAGGTAACAGTCCAGCCGTTCGCTGTCGGCGATGTCGCCGATCCGGTGAAGGATGCCGGGAAGCGATGTCAGTGGCGGTTTTTCCTTGCAGGGCATGTCTGTCGCAGTAGTCTCCGTGATGGCTTCGGCAGCTCCATGACCGGGCTGTCAGTTGATGGTTTCCACAGGTGTTTCAAGTGCTTCTATCTCGTACTTGAACAAGCTCAGCGAAATCATTGTTCCGGCAAGCATGAGCACTCCCGCGAAGACAAAGGGGAGCTGCGGCGCCATGCTGTAGAGGATGCTTCCGCTGAAAGGACCGAGAATTCTGGCAAACGAGTTGATCGACTGTCCGTAGCCCAGGATTTGGCCCTGTTTCTGCTTGTAGCTGTACAGGGAGATCATCGAGATGTTTATGGGGTTCACCAGGCTGGTTCCGGCGGCGAAAAAGAAAAGAATGCCCAGTCCGAGACTGAAAAGCGAATCGCCGGGAATGAACGGGATGAAAAAGACCCCGACGAATGTCAGCAGATGCCCCCAGAGAAACAGGCGGTGCTCGCCGAACCGTTTGTTCATCTTGCCCATCAGGCCTCCCTGCACGATGACGGACAGGAAGCCGACGTAGGCGAACAGATAGCCGATCTGCTGATCGGTGGAATGAAAATACTCTTTCCAGAGCAGGATCGAGGCGATCTGCATGTTGACGATGCCGAAGGTGAAAATGAAGTTCGTGCTCATCAACAGCGCTATCGGTCTCGAGCCGAATGCCTGTCGCACGCCGTCGACATACGCGTCAGATTTTTCCTTCAGGGATTCAAGCAGCGGTTTTCCGGAGGCTTTCGGCCGTGCCTGCAGGAATTCCGAGATTTTTTTCGCTTCCCGGTTCGATTCGGGGAGGAAGAACACGGCGAGGATGAAATCGATACCGATAAGGGCCGATGCGACGTAGCCGACCATTTCGATGCCGAAGTTCGTTTTGAGGAATCCTCCAATCAGCGGCCCGATGATAAAGCCTATGCCGAAAGCGGCTCCGAGCATGCCCATGGCTTTCGAGCGGCCGGAGCTGTCGGTCACGTCGGTGATGTATGCCTGCGCGGCGGCGATATTTGCCGAACCGACGCCCGACATGGCCCTCGAAAGGATAAGGAGCGGGATGGTCGTGGCCATCGAAAAGAAGAAGTAGGAGACCGCGGCAAGAAAGATGCTCACGAGCATCACCGGTCGCCGGCCGATGTAATCGCTGAGTTTTCCCCAGACGGGTGAAAACAGGAACTGCATGGTCGAATACACCGCGGCTATCAGTCCGATCATGAAAGGATTGGCTCCAAGGTCCTTTGCATAGGTCGGAAGAAGTGGCAGCACGATACCGAACCCGATGAGGTCGAGCAGTACCGTCAGAAACAATATCGCCAGAGGTGATTTCTTCATGCGGGCCGCGCCGTTTGATTGCACTAAAGCCCCAAAGATAAGAAAATACCTCTTTTATTTGATAGCGCAGGCGAAAACGCGCGGAATCTTTTTCAGGAACGGGCGTCGCTGATGATTTCGCGGAGCTGACGGATGCCTTCGAGGACTCTCGGTCCCGGCCTCAGGAAAATGCTGTTGTCGAAGTCGTCGTATATCCGTCCCTCGCGCACGGCGGCGGTGTGCTCCCATCCCGGTCTCGCGGCGACCTTTTTGACGGCTTTTCCGGTTTTCGACATGTACATGCAGGCGATGATCCCCGGGTTACTGGTGATGACCCATTCAGGAGAGATTTCGAAGTATTCCTTTTCGACGCTGTCGCCGATGTTCGTTCCACCGGCGTAACGGATAAGCGCCGAAATGTAGCTGGTTTTTCCGCCCGTCCAGAGGGGGTCGTCCCATATTTCAAGGTAGACTTTCACCGGTTCGGCGTTCGTTTCCGCTTCACGCCTGAACCGTGCGAGCTCCTTTTCGATAACCGCGGCGAGGCTGTCGGCTTTCCGGGAATGGCCCGTCAGCATCCCGAGGCGGCGGAGTGCGGCGGGGATGTCGTCGGGGGTGCGGACCGTCAGGCGTTCCCTCTGCATGCCGAGCTCGGTGATTTTTCCGCCGGCCTGTTCCTCGGCGAGATCGACGTCCATTACGAGATCCGGCGCAAGTGAGGTAAGCATTTCGAGCGAGGGCTTGCCGAAAGCCCCGACCACGGTGACGGCCGCGGCTTCCACCGGCCAGTCGCAGGCGCTGGTCCTTCCGATGACCTGATCGCCCGCTCCGATCGCATAGAGCATTTCGGTGATGCTCGGTGCAAGGCTCACGACCGTCGGTTTTGCGTTCGCCGGCTTCCGGTCCCGCGTGTTTTTGCCGCCGCATCCGGCAAGCAGGGCAAGGGAGAGCAGCAGAAGAAACAGGACGGGAACTGTCTCAGATCGGGTCGAGGCGGCTTTCATAGCGTTCGAGGACATCAAGATGATTAAATGCGAGCGGGAGCCTTCGGGCTTCCTCGATCGTGAACCAGCCGATTTCCGAGACTTCTTCGGGTTCAGCGTGCATCTGTCCGGTTCCGGTGCCGTGGAAGATGAGCACTTCGGCGAAGAAACCGTATTCGGGAAATATCTCATCGCAGTATCCGATAAATTCGGGAGATTCGAGTCCAAGGCCCGTTTCCTCCCTGACCTCGCGTACGACAGCCTGCTCAGCGGTCTCTCCCCGGTCGATATGGCCTCCGGGAAAACACCAGTTGTCCTTGAACGGCTCAATGCTGCGTTTTGTGAGCAGAACGGTGCGGCGGTCATTATCGAAAGGGTTTATCACCGCGGTTACGGTTGCCTTTGCCATGGATGGATTGTTATAGTATGCTGGCGCTCGGTCAATATTCAGAAAAACGAGCCATACATCCAAGCGGAACCGTCTGAAAATCAAGCCGCGACGAGAAGCCGCGGATACTTTTTTCCCCTTTCACCGGTTATAGATGAGGAAAATGTTCAACCAAACCAATGAGTTCGGTACATGGAGCGGACGACCCTTACCTACAGGCAGTGCATGCCGGTTACGATAAACGAAGCGTGGGATTTTTTTTCATCACCGTTCAATCTTTCCAGGATAACGCCTCCGGAGATGATGTTCAGGATTACCGGAGGCACTGAAGGAGAGCGGATCTACGAGGGAATGCTCGTGACCTATACGCTCTATCCGTTCATGCTCTTGCCGGTGCGGTGGGAGACCGAGATAACGAAAGTGGAAAGACCGTTTTTCTTCGAGGACGCCCAGAAGTCCGGCCCTTACGAAAGCTGGCGCCACCGGCATGAGTTCCGCGAGATTCCCGGAGGAGTCGAGATGACCGACAGGGTGAGCTACGTCATGCCGTTCGGGTCGTTCGGCGATTTCGTCAACACGCTGATCGTGAGCCGTCGGCTCGACGAGGTGTTTGCATACCGGCGTGAAAGGGTCGAGGAGATCTTCGGGAAAATGTCCGCGCGGGAAATTCCTGAAGTTGCCTGTTAGAGAATTTTTTTGCATACACGAAGCGACTGTTCAGGTTGTTCTTTCCTTGAAAGCTTCAGCGCTTTGAGAGACGGAGAAAAGGGCCGTGCGCGCGAATCATGGCTGTCGAGCTTGAGACATGCTGTATCAGGCTGTTTTCAGGAATTGAACGGGATTTCCGGGTTCAATGAATACGCGGATATACGGGGCGATCATCCGGACCGGTTCAACGCAGGGACTCGGCGGATGATCGTTGCCATACGGTTCGATTTTCTCATTTCACTTGCAGAAAGTGGGTTTGCCGAAAACGATTTTTTTTGTAAATACTCAGATTGTTCTTTGTCTTTGTAACTGGTGCCGGTTTAAAAGCCGGAGAATAGGGAAGTACGTGAGATTCGTACACTGTACCCGCAACTGTTACAACGGTTTGCTTTCGTTCTGTTCGTCGTGGCCACACGACGCCGGAGCGGAGGTTCTCCAGAGTCACTGCGCTTCGATTTCCGCCCGGAAATGCGCGGGAAGGCTCTGAAGAGATATTTATCCGTTGAAAGTCAGGAGACCTGCCAGCTACGATTTGCTCGAAGTAACAAAAGACTACGGGTTTATAGTCTTCAGGCAATGCACTCGATGATGTAGCGTTCATTCGCGATACTCCGCAAAAGCCCTGCTTACGGTTTTGTTTCCGGTTAACCGGAGCAACTTCAGCACGGAGCCTTTAGACGGATTCAGGCTATTTTCGCCTTTTCGGATGTCACGGCATATCATCCTTTTTTTTGAGTTTCATGCCGATGGACAACCCTGTCAGTCAGTTTTTTTCAACTGATAGCAGGTTAACTCATGACCAGAAAAATTACCGCCTTTCTCACTGCATGCGTGTTGTGTCATCATGCGCTGCATGCCGGTGAGCCCGATCAGGCAGGAGCGATCGCCAGGTACGAGGGCGACGAGCTTGTCGTGACCGCAACGCGTTTTCCCGTAAAGGAAAAGGAAAGTTCACGATTCATTTCAGTCGCTGACGGTGAGGAACTCGCCGAGACCGGAGCCAGGAACGTCATGGAGGCTCTCGGCCGCATCGGAGGACTCGGTTACAAATCCCTCGCGCCGCTTGGCGTCAACAAACAGGGGATGAACAGCGCCGTCTATGTGAGGGGTATCGAGGACGGCGAGCTGATTCTCATCAACGGGATGCCGGTTCAGCAGGCTTCCGGCAAGGGATATGATCTGAGCGCGATTCCGATCGAGCAGGTCGAGAGGATCGAGATACTCAAGGGTGCGGCATCGACGCTCTACGGCGCAGACGCCATGGCCGGCGTCATCAATATTGTGACAAAGAGGCCCGCGGACGAGGTCGCCGCGACCGCTTCCGTGGAGTTCGGCAACGAAGAGTGGATGAACCATGGCGTGACGCTATCCCTTCCGGGAGTGAGCGCGGGTTTCCGCTACCAGCACATGGGAGAACTGGACGACGTGGGACGGCAGTTCACGAAGGAGTACACCAACGCGCTCGGGGAGACCGACAAGTACATGCTCAACGTCAATGCTTCGCCGTTTCCGAACACCTGTATCGACTACCAGCACAACTGGTACGAGACCTCCTTTATCGATCGTTATGACGACGGAGCCACGGAATCGACCGATCAGGAAAGCGATTTCCACTTTCTCGACCTTCGTTACGAAGACGACAGTTTCAAGGCGAAGCTTTTCGGGATGTACGACGACCGTTACCAGACCGACTATGTGGACGGTGAGATCGACGGCGAGACCGTGCAGCGGCTGAATTACAACTACGGGGCCGAAACCGATTACCGGTTCAGGTTCGGCGAGCGTCTGGAGGTTGTCGTCGGGGCGGATTACGTTCATCGTTTCGCGGATTACGAAGACAATTACGAGGATCACTCACGGAACGATTATGGTGTTTTCACCGAGGTCAAGGCAGCGGTTTCCAACGGCCTCCAGCTTACGCTCGGCGTCCGCGAGCAGTTCATAGACAATGAAGACGGCTCGACGGATTACGATGTTTTTCTGCCGAGCGCCGGTGTGACATGGAAAGTCGACGATTCACTGAATCTCTTCGCCAATGCAGGCAAGGCTTTCCAGGCACCGACCTTCACGCAGATGTATTACGAGGGACGGATCGTGATCGGCAACCCCGATCTCGAGCCCGAATCGGGATGGACCTACGAAGCGGGACTGAAGTGGGACGACGAGGTCTTTTCGGCGAGAATGGCCGGATTCTACATGACCTACGACAACAAGATAGAGGTCGACAGATCCCAGGGGAGGCCTTACCATTACTTCAATGCCGGCTCCTACAGCACGAGGGGCGTCGAATGGAAATTCGGTCTCCGCCCCTTTGTCTCTTCGGGAGATTTTCTTTCGGACGTATCGTTGTCCGCAGCGGGGTATTGGGCCTATCCGGTCGCCGAGGATACGCAAGGCGAGGAGTATCAGCCCGGGCCCAAGTTCCAGAATACGTTCGGTCTTTCCTATGCGACCGATCATGCGGGTCTTGACCTGCAATGCAGGATGCTTGCGGGGCGTGAAGACGGTCTCGACAACTATGCGGCGTTCGACGTGGCGGGAAAAGTGAAAGCAGGTCCGGGTTACGTCAGGCTCGAAATCGACAACGTTTTAGACACCGAGATCCAGACTTCGGGAAATCTCGTCGAGGATGCAAGCAGCCGTTACGTCTACTACGATCCCGGTCGTCTTGCCCGTGTGGGGTATCAGGTCTCGTTCTGAACGTGCGAAAAGCCGTTTTTCTCCGCCTGCTTCTCCCTGTGTGTCGTTGGGGCGGGCGGAGACCCGGCGGATAACAGCAGAAAAAAACAATTTCAATGAGTGAACCTCAGAAAAAAAGACGACGTCGGCGGCTGACGGTGCCGAGAGAGGAGATCGCATGGTTTCCCTCGATCGATCCGGAGCTGTGCAACAGCTGCCTGTCCTGTTACGACTTCTGCCCGAAGGATGTCTTCGCTTCCGCTAAAGCGGAAGAAGGGCTGCGCCGCCGTCCGAAAATGACGGTCGCCAATCCGTACAGTTGTATCGTGCTCTGTTCGGCATGCGTGAAAATCTGTGCGGCGGGAGCTATTTGCTTTCCCGACAAAAAGGAGTTCGAGCGGTATGTCGAGTATCTCGATTGACGGTATGCGCGGCTTGCGAGACGTATCGAAGGGTCAGGGGCGATCGCGAGTGCTTCTCGTTCCGATGCTGTTTTTTGTCGGCATTCTTTTTTGCTCCTGTACTGCGCAAAAGGAAAAGGCTGGAGCAGCGCCCGAGGCGGGTGTCGGGACTGGAGCCGTGTTCGAGGATGTCTTCGATATCAGTTACGCCAAAGGGTTCATGATTCGGGAACATTCCGGTGTCAGGACGATCAAGGTCAGGGCCGGTCTTCAGGGGCGTCAGGATACGCTTCGATATCTGCTTTTGCCGCGCGGCGCAGCGGAGCCCGAGGGCTTTGACGGATATATGGTCATAAGAACTCCGGTCAGGAGCGTGGCCGTGTTTTCGACAACGCATATCGGCTACATCGATCTGCTCGGATGCAGCGATCGGATTGCCGGTGTAGCCCGTCCGGAAATCGTCAACACCCGCTCCGTTCGCAGAAAAATAGAAGCCGGGCTGATCTGTGAGATAGGGATGCCGTTCAGTCCGAACCTCGAGGTGATTCTGGACCTCGATCCCGATCTGGTCATCGCGACCGTGCTTCCTCCGTCCAGAAAAGCTGAATATAACGCTCTTGTCGATGCGGGAATTCCTGTTCTGGTTGTATCCGAATGGCTTGAATCGTCCCCGATAGGACGTGCGGAATGGCTGAAGATGTATGGCGCCTTTCTTGGAAAGAACGATGAGGCGCTGGAGAAATTCAGGGGAATCGAACGTTCATATCTCGATCTCGCGGCCCTGACGGACAACGTGTCTTCCAGGCCTTCGGTCATTACAGGGCTGCCTTTCAAGGATGCGTGGTTCGTTCCGGGAGGGGACAGCTATGTCGCCCGGCTGCTCAGGGACGCGGGGGCTGAATACCACTGGAGCGACCAGGCAAAAACCGGCAGCATGAAAATGGACATCGAGTCGGTATATCCCGTTGCCCTGCAGGCGGAGATCTGGCTCAGTCCCGGAACGGTTCTGACTCGCGACGAATTGCTCGCAAAGGATGAGCGTTTCAGCGATTTCCCGTCGGTCAGGGCGGGGCGGGTGTATAACAACAACCGTCAGATCAATCCGGCGGGAGGCAACGCTTACTGGGAGCACGGTGTGGTACAGCCCGACAGGATTCTCAAGGACCTTATCATGATTCTGCATCCCGACATCGCGATCCGGGAGGGTTTCGGGAGTGATTCGTTAACCTTTTTCCGCCGTATTGACTGATATGAGTGTCGAAGAAGCCGCATTTGGCGTTCATTCCCATCCCTGGCCCCGGCTGGCGCCCCGGCTGCCGGTGCTGGTAATTCTTTTCGGGTTCGTCGCATTCTTTTTTATGCTCGATCTCGTGCTGGGTTCTGTCCGGATTCCTTTTCAGAGCGTGCTGTCCATTCTGGCCGGGCAGGGTTCGGACAACGTTGCCTGGGAAAAAATCGTTTCCTACATCCGTCTGCCGAAAGCCGTTACCGCAGTGCTCGCAGGTGCAGCGCTTGCGGTAAGCGGGCTGCAGATGCAGACTCTTTTCCGCAACCCCCTTGCGGGCCCCTCGGTACTTGGAATATCGGCTGGGGCAAGCCTCGGGGTCGCCATGGTGATGCTCGTGTCAGGATCGGCAGCCAACGCATTCGCCATAAGGCAACTGGGGTTGGGAGGCAGCTGGCTGATCGTGATTGCATCGTCTCTGGGTGCAGCCTTGGTGCTTCTGGTCGTTCTGGCAATCGCCGTCAGGATCAGGGACAACGTGGTGCTGCTGATAGTCGGCATCATGGTCGGCAATATTACGGTCTCCCTGATCAGCATCTGGCAGTATTTCAGCGAGCCCGAACAGATACAGGATTATCTGATCTGGACGTTCGGCAGTCTGGGCGGCGTTCTGGGAGGGCAACTCTGGGTGCTCGGAACCGTCGTCGGAGCGGGTATTCTCATTTCATTCGCCGCATCGAAGTCGCTGAACGTGATGCTGCTCGGCGAGAATTACGCAAGGAGTCTCGGCATGAGCACGTTTTCTGTCAGGGTCACGGTGATTGCCGCCACCAGCCTGCTGGCGGGAAGTGTGACCGGCTTCTGCGGCCCCATCGGGTTCATCGGGATCGCCGTGCCCCACCTGACCCGTTCCATTCTCAATACCTCAGATCACCGTTTTCTCATGCCAAGCTCCTGTCTCGTCGGTGCGATTCTGATGCTTGTCTGTGATATCATCGCGCAGATGCCGGGCAGTCAGACAACATTGCCGATCAACGCGGTTACGGCGCTGATCGGCTCACCGGTGGTGATCTGGGTGATCATGAAAAACAGAAACCTCAAGTCGTCGTTTTCATGAACAGCGCTATTCTGCAGACAAAAGATCTTGCCATCGGTTACCGAATGCGGCATCGAGGCCCGCGCAAGGGAAAAAAAGGGCTGAGGCATTTTTCCAGGGTTGTCGCCGGAAATCTTTCGCTCGGGTTGAATGAAGGCGAGCTTGTCTGTCTTCTCGGTCCGAACGGATCGGGCAAATCGACGCTCATGCGGACTCTTGCCGGGGTGCAGAAACCGATTGACGGAGAGGTGATGCTGAATGGAGCGCGGCTCGAACGAATGTCTCCCAAGGAAGTCGCGAAAAAAATGAGTCTGGTATTGACCGATCGGGTGGTGACCGGAAATCTGTCGGTCTACGCGCTCGTCGCTCTCGGGCGTTATCCGTATACCGGTTGGACGGGAACCCTTTCCCGCGATGACGAGGAAATCGTCAGGCAGGCCATTGAAACAACGGGTATCAGGCGGTTTGTCGCACGCCATATCAGCGATCTCAGTGACGGAGAACGACAGAAAGTGATGATTGCCAGGGCGCTGGCCCAGGATACGCCGGTCATCATGCTTGACGAACCTACGGCACATCTCGACCTGCCCAATCGAATCGAAGTGATGCAGCTTCTCAAACGCCTTGCGAGGGAGCAGCGGAAAGCGGTCGTGATGTCGACGCATGAACTCGATCTTGCCCTGCAGGCCGCCGACGGCATCTGGCTCATGAATTTTTCGACCTCGGAGGCTTCGAACGCTTCGGCCGATATTGTGACAGGAATGCCGGAGGCGCTGGTGCTCGACGGCCGTCTTGAAAAAGCGTTCCATCGCAACGGTTTCGAGTTCGACCGTCATTCCGGGTCTTTCAGAATTCATCATGAGCCAACCGCAACCATAAGCCTTTTCGGAGACGGAACCGAAGCCTACTGGACAAAGCGCGCGCTCGAACGACTCGGCTACCGGGTCGTATCGGACGGAACCGTTCCGCGGCGAGTTGAATTGTCGGGGACGAACGGCTCGAAATGCTGGAAATATTCCGATGGAGAGACCAGTGAAACAGAAGAGTACACCGATATCTGTGCGGTTGTCGAGAGGCTCAGGCGATGGAGGTCAAAATGAAAACGTCCGATCACGGCGGGGGTTCTGTTTTTTCAGCCGCGAGCCTGCTTTATCCGTTGCTGTTTGTTTTTTTTGGCTGTTCTGCGCCTGGCGATTCCTCTTTGCCGTCAACAGAGCGAAAAGAGGCTGAATCCGAAGTGCTCTATGCCGAGAAGTTCAGTTTTGGCTGGGATTCCGGCTGCAGGGTTGTCAAGGTATTTTCTCCGGAGCATCTGCTGGAACACACCTACGTTCTGATGACGGATGGAGGGGTTCCGCCCGAACACCTCCGGCAGGCGACGGTTGTGCGTGTGCCGCTTGAATCGGTAACCTGTGAAACCGGTTTTCAGGTATCGCTTCTTGAAATGCTCGGAAGTTTCGAGGCCATAAAAGGGGTTTCCGGAAAGCGCCGGGTCGGTCAGCAGAAAGTTCACGAACTGCTCGAGCGTGATGAGATCGCGGCCACCGGATTTATGAGGAGCATCAATATGGAGACCTTTCTGAAGGTCGATCCCGATCTGGCTTTTCTCAACGTGACCGGCGTTTCATCGGATGTTTTCGAAAAGGTGGAGGCCTACGGGCTGCGTCCCGGATATTTCTGCGCGACGGTTGAAGAGCATCCTCTCGGCGCCTTCGAGTGGATCAAGTTCATGGGGGCCTTTTTTCAAAAGGACACTCTCGCCGCCGAACTGTTTCGTGAACGCGAAAAGGCATACCTCGAAGTTTTGCGAAAAGCAGCCGAGGCCAAATCCAGACCGACGGTAATTGCAGGGTACAGCCGAAAAGGGGCGTGGTCAACCATGGGCTCTTCCCGCTGGTTCGTTACCATGCTCGATCATGCAGGCGCCTCCTATCTTTTTGAAGATCACGGGCTGGAAAGGGGGCATCTTCTCGGACATGAGGCGGCCATGGAGGCCGGCTTGCGTGCGGATTTCTGGGTCAACACCCATTTTACGGTGAACGATCTTGACGGGCTTCTCGGAATGGACGAGCGCTACGGTCTGTTTAAAAGCGTCGGAAAGGAACAGGTTTACAATAACAACAACTTCCGGTTTCAAAACGGAAGAAACCGTTTCTGGGACCAGGGGATGACCGAGCCCGATGTCATCCTGGCCGATCTCGTCGGCATTTTTCATCCTGAAATCCTGCCCGGACGGGAGCCGGTCTATTACAGGCGCCTGGTGAGGCGCGATTCGGTGACGAAATAACAATGGACGCAAAAAGTAGGTGATTCATGAAATTGGGGACCTATGGCGGTGCCGAGGTGCATCGCGTCGAGAAAATGCTCATGGTGCATTTTCTCGAACCGCACAGGGTGA
It encodes the following:
- a CDS encoding ABC transporter substrate-binding protein, translated to MSSISIDGMRGLRDVSKGQGRSRVLLVPMLFFVGILFCSCTAQKEKAGAAPEAGVGTGAVFEDVFDISYAKGFMIREHSGVRTIKVRAGLQGRQDTLRYLLLPRGAAEPEGFDGYMVIRTPVRSVAVFSTTHIGYIDLLGCSDRIAGVARPEIVNTRSVRRKIEAGLICEIGMPFSPNLEVILDLDPDLVIATVLPPSRKAEYNALVDAGIPVLVVSEWLESSPIGRAEWLKMYGAFLGKNDEALEKFRGIERSYLDLAALTDNVSSRPSVITGLPFKDAWFVPGGDSYVARLLRDAGAEYHWSDQAKTGSMKMDIESVYPVALQAEIWLSPGTVLTRDELLAKDERFSDFPSVRAGRVYNNNRQINPAGGNAYWEHGVVQPDRILKDLIMILHPDIAIREGFGSDSLTFFRRID
- a CDS encoding 4Fe-4S dicluster domain-containing protein; amino-acid sequence: MSEPQKKRRRRRLTVPREEIAWFPSIDPELCNSCLSCYDFCPKDVFASAKAEEGLRRRPKMTVANPYSCIVLCSACVKICAAGAICFPDKKEFERYVEYLD
- a CDS encoding FecCD family ABC transporter permease; this encodes MSVEEAAFGVHSHPWPRLAPRLPVLVILFGFVAFFFMLDLVLGSVRIPFQSVLSILAGQGSDNVAWEKIVSYIRLPKAVTAVLAGAALAVSGLQMQTLFRNPLAGPSVLGISAGASLGVAMVMLVSGSAANAFAIRQLGLGGSWLIVIASSLGAALVLLVVLAIAVRIRDNVVLLIVGIMVGNITVSLISIWQYFSEPEQIQDYLIWTFGSLGGVLGGQLWVLGTVVGAGILISFAASKSLNVMLLGENYARSLGMSTFSVRVTVIAATSLLAGSVTGFCGPIGFIGIAVPHLTRSILNTSDHRFLMPSSCLVGAILMLVCDIIAQMPGSQTTLPINAVTALIGSPVVIWVIMKNRNLKSSFS
- a CDS encoding ABC transporter substrate-binding protein, with product MKTSDHGGGSVFSAASLLYPLLFVFFGCSAPGDSSLPSTERKEAESEVLYAEKFSFGWDSGCRVVKVFSPEHLLEHTYVLMTDGGVPPEHLRQATVVRVPLESVTCETGFQVSLLEMLGSFEAIKGVSGKRRVGQQKVHELLERDEIAATGFMRSINMETFLKVDPDLAFLNVTGVSSDVFEKVEAYGLRPGYFCATVEEHPLGAFEWIKFMGAFFQKDTLAAELFREREKAYLEVLRKAAEAKSRPTVIAGYSRKGAWSTMGSSRWFVTMLDHAGASYLFEDHGLERGHLLGHEAAMEAGLRADFWVNTHFTVNDLDGLLGMDERYGLFKSVGKEQVYNNNNFRFQNGRNRFWDQGMTEPDVILADLVGIFHPEILPGREPVYYRRLVRRDSVTK
- a CDS encoding MFS transporter, with amino-acid sequence MKKSPLAILFLTVLLDLIGFGIVLPLLPTYAKDLGANPFMIGLIAAVYSTMQFLFSPVWGKLSDYIGRRPVMLVSIFLAAVSYFFFSMATTIPLLILSRAMSGVGSANIAAAQAYITDVTDSSGRSKAMGMLGAAFGIGFIIGPLIGGFLKTNFGIEMVGYVASALIGIDFILAVFFLPESNREAKKISEFLQARPKASGKPLLESLKEKSDAYVDGVRQAFGSRPIALLMSTNFIFTFGIVNMQIASILLWKEYFHSTDQQIGYLFAYVGFLSVIVQGGLMGKMNKRFGEHRLFLWGHLLTFVGVFFIPFIPGDSLFSLGLGILFFFAAGTSLVNPINISMISLYSYKQKQGQILGYGQSINSFARILGPFSGSILYSMAPQLPFVFAGVLMLAGTMISLSLFKYEIEALETPVETIN
- a CDS encoding TonB-dependent receptor plug domain-containing protein — translated: MTRKITAFLTACVLCHHALHAGEPDQAGAIARYEGDELVVTATRFPVKEKESSRFISVADGEELAETGARNVMEALGRIGGLGYKSLAPLGVNKQGMNSAVYVRGIEDGELILINGMPVQQASGKGYDLSAIPIEQVERIEILKGAASTLYGADAMAGVINIVTKRPADEVAATASVEFGNEEWMNHGVTLSLPGVSAGFRYQHMGELDDVGRQFTKEYTNALGETDKYMLNVNASPFPNTCIDYQHNWYETSFIDRYDDGATESTDQESDFHFLDLRYEDDSFKAKLFGMYDDRYQTDYVDGEIDGETVQRLNYNYGAETDYRFRFGERLEVVVGADYVHRFADYEDNYEDHSRNDYGVFTEVKAAVSNGLQLTLGVREQFIDNEDGSTDYDVFLPSAGVTWKVDDSLNLFANAGKAFQAPTFTQMYYEGRIVIGNPDLEPESGWTYEAGLKWDDEVFSARMAGFYMTYDNKIEVDRSQGRPYHYFNAGSYSTRGVEWKFGLRPFVSSGDFLSDVSLSAAGYWAYPVAEDTQGEEYQPGPKFQNTFGLSYATDHAGLDLQCRMLAGREDGLDNYAAFDVAGKVKAGPGYVRLEIDNVLDTEIQTSGNLVEDASSRYVYYDPGRLARVGYQVSF
- a CDS encoding ABC transporter ATP-binding protein, with the translated sequence MNSAILQTKDLAIGYRMRHRGPRKGKKGLRHFSRVVAGNLSLGLNEGELVCLLGPNGSGKSTLMRTLAGVQKPIDGEVMLNGARLERMSPKEVAKKMSLVLTDRVVTGNLSVYALVALGRYPYTGWTGTLSRDDEEIVRQAIETTGIRRFVARHISDLSDGERQKVMIARALAQDTPVIMLDEPTAHLDLPNRIEVMQLLKRLAREQRKAVVMSTHELDLALQAADGIWLMNFSTSEASNASADIVTGMPEALVLDGRLEKAFHRNGFEFDRHSGSFRIHHEPTATISLFGDGTEAYWTKRALERLGYRVVSDGTVPRRVELSGTNGSKCWKYSDGETSETEEYTDICAVVERLRRWRSK
- a CDS encoding SRPBCC family protein codes for the protein MERTTLTYRQCMPVTINEAWDFFSSPFNLSRITPPEMMFRITGGTEGERIYEGMLVTYTLYPFMLLPVRWETEITKVERPFFFEDAQKSGPYESWRHRHEFREIPGGVEMTDRVSYVMPFGSFGDFVNTLIVSRRLDEVFAYRRERVEEIFGKMSAREIPEVAC
- a CDS encoding NUDIX hydrolase, which translates into the protein MAKATVTAVINPFDNDRRTVLLTKRSIEPFKDNWCFPGGHIDRGETAEQAVVREVREETGLGLESPEFIGYCDEIFPEYGFFAEVLIFHGTGTGQMHAEPEEVSEIGWFTIEEARRLPLAFNHLDVLERYESRLDPI
- a CDS encoding cobalamin-binding protein — translated: MKAASTRSETVPVLFLLLLSLALLAGCGGKNTRDRKPANAKPTVVSLAPSITEMLYAIGAGDQVIGRTSACDWPVEAAAVTVVGAFGKPSLEMLTSLAPDLVMDVDLAEEQAGGKITELGMQRERLTVRTPDDIPAALRRLGMLTGHSRKADSLAAVIEKELARFRREAETNAEPVKVYLEIWDDPLWTGGKTSYISALIRYAGGTNIGDSVEKEYFEISPEWVITSNPGIIACMYMSKTGKAVKKVAARPGWEHTAAVREGRIYDDFDNSIFLRPGPRVLEGIRQLREIISDARS